The Thermoanaerobaculia bacterium genomic interval GCTGCATGCGCTCAAGAACGCGATGATCCCGGTCGTCACGGTGGTCGGCCTGCAGTTCGGAGCGCTCCTGACCGGCGCGATCCTCACCGAGACGATCTTCTCGTGGCCCGGACTGGGCAGGCTCCTCATCCAGGCCATCCGCCTGCGCGACTATCCGCTGGTGCAGGGCTGCGTGCTGCTGATCTCGGTGACCTACGTGCTGGTGAATCTCGCGACCGACCTGCTCTATGCCTGGCTCGATCCGCGTATCCGGCTTCAGGAGGCGAAGGCGGAGGCAGGCCGATGAGTCAGGCGTGGAGAAAGGGTCCGGACGAGCTTCTCGAGCCCGGCAAGGTCGTCGGCATCGAAGTTCGCCGGCAGGTGGGAGTCGACGTCGAGCACCGCCGCGACCTCGCCGCGCTGATCGAGGACCGGCACGACGATTTCCGACTGTGCGCCCGCGTCGCAGGCGATGTGGCCGGGGAAGGCGTGCACATCGGGTACCAGCTGCGTGCGGCGCTCGCGGGCGGCGGCGCCGCAGACGCCGCGCGCGAAAGGAATCTCCAGGCAGCCGAGAGGGCCCTGGTAGGGACCGATCCGCAGGAGCTCGGGGCCGACACGGCGGTAGAAGCCGGCGAAGCTCACGCCCGGAACGCGCTCGTAGATCAGGCA includes:
- a CDS encoding GAF domain-containing protein, which translates into the protein MSGAPSRAGIYDPLIADLEATLAGIDDAIAAMATVACLIYERVPGVSFAGFYRRVGPELLRIGPYQGPLGCLEIPFARGVCGAAARERRTQLVPDVHAFPGHIACDAGAQSEIVVPVLDQRGEVAAVLDVDSHLPANFDADDLAGLEKLVRTLSPRLTHRPASAFAS